One Paenibacillus sp. FSL W8-0186 genomic window carries:
- a CDS encoding AraC family transcriptional regulator, with translation MEAGQQRKFHYAAADSSFFYHHARDEQPNPLDYKLHYEKGYEIFMFINGAGSFTIEGSKYDLEPYSILMMNSNELHVVNIAEHLPYERIVLSMDANFLPPFMAGGIDFFRTIKFRKLGEDNQLSAEIVRASGLLDLFGKLRQALEQRSTEHEMVAKCIIVQILSAINDLAKADLPSSSKLRDDKVRAVLEYINANLEEQLMLDALSERFFVTKYHLCRIFKETTGFTINQYITYKRIQLADQLMMQGFTPTQACFMSGFNGYSSFFKAYRKLTGGTPRSGKPQ, from the coding sequence ATGGAAGCAGGTCAGCAACGGAAATTTCATTATGCGGCTGCGGACAGTTCATTTTTTTATCACCATGCCAGAGACGAGCAGCCCAATCCGCTGGATTATAAACTCCATTATGAGAAGGGCTACGAAATATTTATGTTTATCAACGGTGCAGGCAGCTTTACGATTGAGGGCAGCAAATACGACTTGGAGCCCTACTCGATTCTAATGATGAATTCGAATGAGCTTCATGTCGTGAATATCGCTGAACACCTGCCGTATGAGCGGATCGTTTTAAGCATGGATGCCAATTTTCTGCCTCCCTTTATGGCTGGCGGAATCGATTTCTTTCGTACGATCAAATTCCGCAAGCTGGGGGAGGATAATCAGTTAAGCGCAGAGATCGTTAGAGCAAGCGGGCTGCTTGACTTGTTCGGTAAGCTGCGGCAGGCATTGGAGCAGAGGAGCACCGAGCATGAGATGGTTGCGAAATGCATCATTGTGCAGATTTTATCGGCAATCAATGATCTGGCAAAAGCGGATTTGCCGAGCAGCAGCAAGCTAAGGGATGACAAGGTCAGGGCTGTATTGGAGTATATTAATGCGAATTTGGAGGAGCAGCTTATGCTGGATGCGCTGTCGGAGAGATTTTTCGTCACGAAATATCATTTATGCCGTATTTTCAAGGAAACGACCGGATTTACGATTAATCAATATATCACTTATAAAAGAATCCAATTGGCCGATCAACTGATGATGCAGGGCTTTACGCCGACCCAGGCCTGCTTCATGTCTGGATTTAACGGCTATTCGAGCTTCTTCAAGGCCTACCGCAAGCTGACCGGAGGGACGCCGAGAAGCGGAAAGCCGCAATAA
- a CDS encoding sugar phosphate isomerase/epimerase family protein, with translation MAKFMISGFADEIDADFETQLKGLQALGIDFIEVRGVNGKNISILSHKEIVEVKHRLAHYGIKVSSIGSPIGKISISEDFGAHLDMAKRIFETANTLNSPFVRIFSFYMPEGSDPALYRNEVIERVGAILEAAEGSGLTILHENEKDIYGDSPERCLDLMEACRSPHFASAFDPANFVQCGCEVYPAAFELLEPYIRYVHIKDALDDGSNVPAGMGDGRVEDVLRSLKAGGYEGFLSLEPHLGSFQGLAELEQAPLTDTLEASGLHTFRLAHSSLISILNNI, from the coding sequence ATGGCCAAATTTATGATTTCAGGCTTTGCTGATGAAATCGATGCGGATTTTGAGACGCAATTGAAGGGATTACAAGCACTCGGCATCGATTTTATCGAGGTAAGAGGCGTGAACGGAAAGAACATCTCCATCCTGTCACACAAAGAAATTGTAGAGGTCAAACATAGGCTTGCCCATTACGGGATCAAGGTTTCCTCCATCGGTTCACCGATCGGCAAAATCAGCATTTCGGAAGACTTTGGGGCTCATCTGGATATGGCCAAACGGATTTTTGAAACCGCTAACACATTGAATAGTCCATTTGTGCGCATTTTCAGCTTCTATATGCCGGAGGGCAGCGATCCTGCCCTGTACCGGAACGAAGTCATCGAGCGGGTCGGCGCTATTCTCGAGGCCGCCGAGGGCAGCGGATTAACGATTCTCCACGAGAATGAAAAGGACATCTACGGTGACAGTCCCGAGCGCTGCCTTGATCTGATGGAGGCCTGCCGGTCTCCGCATTTCGCCAGCGCCTTCGATCCAGCCAACTTTGTGCAATGCGGCTGCGAGGTATATCCGGCAGCCTTCGAGCTGCTGGAGCCTTATATCCGGTATGTGCATATCAAGGATGCACTCGACGATGGCAGCAATGTTCCCGCAGGCATGGGAGACGGGCGGGTTGAGGATGTGCTGAGAAGCTTGAAGGCTGGCGGATATGAAGGCTTCCTGTCGCTGGAGCCGCATTTGGGCAGTTTTCAAGGCTTGGCCGAGCTGGAGCAAGCTCCGCTGACCGATACGCTAGAAGCTAGCGGGCTTCACACCTTCAGATTAGCTCATTCATCCTTAATATCGATTCTGAACAATATTTAA
- a CDS encoding Gfo/Idh/MocA family oxidoreductase: MENVRLGIIGIGNMGMSHSLRIHREHKVPGMTLGAVCDINLERRTWAQENLPGVAVFEHATELYESGLIDAVLIAVPHYDHPSLAIEAFASGLHVLIEKPAGVYTKQVLEMNAAAKQSDKVFGIMYNQRTNPVYQKVRELVQSGELGELKRVVWIITDWYRPQAYHDSGSWRSTWEGEGGGTLINQNPHNLDLLHWMLGMPRRIRSFCSFGKYYDIEVEDDVTAYLEYPNGATGVYITSTGEAPGTNRLEISGDMGKIVVENNRITFDRNRISEREHNRLNVDPFRKPECWRCEIPVSGDGGEQHIGIFKNFAKAILQGEKLLAPGEDGIHGLLISNAIHYSTWTDDWAELDRFDHEHFYELLQERIKSSTVKKNVVQKVVDVSGTH; this comes from the coding sequence ATGGAAAATGTACGCCTCGGCATCATCGGCATCGGCAATATGGGCATGTCCCACAGCTTGCGGATTCATCGGGAGCACAAGGTACCGGGCATGACGCTTGGCGCAGTATGCGATATTAACTTAGAGCGCAGGACATGGGCGCAGGAGAATCTGCCGGGAGTGGCCGTCTTCGAACATGCAACGGAATTGTACGAAAGCGGTCTGATCGATGCCGTCTTAATCGCCGTCCCTCATTATGATCATCCTTCGCTTGCGATTGAAGCCTTCGCCAGCGGCCTGCATGTGCTCATCGAGAAGCCAGCCGGCGTATACACGAAGCAGGTGCTGGAGATGAACGCGGCCGCGAAGCAGTCGGACAAAGTTTTTGGCATCATGTACAATCAGCGGACAAATCCCGTGTACCAGAAAGTGAGAGAACTCGTGCAAAGCGGCGAATTAGGCGAGCTTAAGCGAGTCGTCTGGATCATTACGGACTGGTACCGTCCGCAGGCCTATCATGATTCCGGCTCCTGGCGCTCCACTTGGGAAGGCGAGGGCGGCGGCACGCTGATCAACCAAAACCCGCATAACCTGGATTTGCTCCATTGGATGCTCGGCATGCCCCGCAGAATCCGCTCCTTCTGCAGCTTCGGCAAATATTACGACATCGAAGTGGAGGATGATGTGACCGCTTATCTGGAATATCCAAACGGTGCAACAGGCGTCTATATCACGTCAACGGGCGAGGCACCAGGCACAAACCGGCTGGAGATTTCCGGAGATATGGGCAAAATCGTCGTCGAGAACAATCGCATCACGTTTGACCGGAACCGCATTTCGGAACGGGAGCATAATCGGCTGAACGTAGATCCGTTCCGGAAGCCGGAATGCTGGCGCTGCGAAATTCCCGTCTCGGGGGACGGTGGTGAACAGCACATCGGCATATTTAAAAACTTCGCAAAGGCGATTCTACAGGGTGAAAAGCTGCTTGCACCAGGGGAGGATGGCATTCACGGCCTGCTCATTTCGAATGCGATCCATTATTCAACCTGGACGGATGACTGGGCAGAACTTGACCGCTTTGATCACGAGCATTTCTATGAGCTGCTGCAGGAGAGAATTAAAAGCTCCACGGTAAAGAAGAACGTCGTCCAAAAGGTCGTCGACGTGTCGGGAACGCATTAG
- a CDS encoding sugar phosphate isomerase/epimerase: MTKILGAQLYTVRNFAGTPNEFDESLRKIKEMGYTTIQLSAIWHIPVDELAAIARGHGLKVVVTHIPYDRFINDLDGVIRDHHTLGCGLAGLGGLPAEYHSAEGYIAFAKKFSAIADELAQNGLKFSYHNHHWEFQSYNGKLGMDVLIEQTSPENFLFTLDTYWVQVGGGDPSAWIRRLKNRVEAIHLKDLTIIDSQQIMTEIMEGNLHWPEILQACEEAGVKWYLIERDDGPTDAFDSLKISYNNLHKFGFS, encoded by the coding sequence ATGACGAAAATTCTAGGCGCGCAATTATATACAGTTCGGAATTTTGCCGGAACGCCAAATGAGTTTGATGAGTCACTGCGAAAAATTAAAGAAATGGGCTATACGACGATTCAGTTATCCGCGATTTGGCATATCCCTGTCGATGAGCTGGCGGCGATCGCCCGCGGCCATGGTTTGAAAGTTGTGGTCACCCATATCCCTTATGACCGATTCATCAACGATCTGGATGGCGTGATCCGTGATCATCATACGCTGGGCTGCGGGCTGGCGGGGCTGGGCGGATTACCTGCCGAGTATCATAGCGCCGAGGGCTACATCGCCTTCGCCAAGAAATTCTCGGCGATCGCCGATGAATTGGCGCAAAACGGACTAAAGTTCAGCTATCATAACCATCATTGGGAATTTCAAAGCTACAACGGAAAGCTCGGCATGGATGTGCTCATTGAACAGACAAGTCCGGAGAACTTCCTATTTACACTGGACACCTACTGGGTACAGGTGGGCGGCGGCGACCCCAGCGCCTGGATTCGCAGGCTGAAGAACAGAGTCGAGGCCATCCACCTGAAGGATTTGACGATCATCGATTCGCAGCAGATCATGACCGAGATTATGGAGGGCAATCTCCATTGGCCGGAAATTCTGCAAGCTTGCGAGGAGGCAGGAGTCAAATGGTATTTAATCGAACGGGATGACGGGCCGACAGACGCGTTCGATAGTTTGAAAATCAGCTATAACAATTTGCACAAGTTCGGATTCTCCTAA
- a CDS encoding Gfo/Idh/MocA family oxidoreductase gives MNQLNAVIVGCGAIGPVHAAAIRQSEASEIFGACDIVKERAETLAGKEDCRVYTDFKQVLSDPAVHSLHICTPHHLHAEMAIQAAEAGKHIVLEKPVAMNVAEARKVADAVKASGVACCAILQNRLNPSIEKAKQLIAEGTLGRMLGIKGFLTWRRTADYYRSDSWRGKWATEGGGLLINQAVHMLDLLYYLGGEIEAVQGNIDTRVLQDIIEVEDTAEATLYYKDGKAGMFYATNGHSENSPFFIEMHMEKGLLRYMDNQLMLVSGGDVQWLESDVFSANQQPAVGKSYWGQGHARLIDQFYRKLAYGDGSYVPLQETAYSMGLLDAIYASSRRRCRQTVELF, from the coding sequence ATGAACCAGCTGAATGCCGTCATTGTCGGCTGTGGCGCAATCGGCCCAGTACATGCCGCAGCCATCAGGCAATCGGAAGCCTCCGAGATATTCGGCGCATGCGATATTGTCAAGGAGCGCGCCGAGACGCTGGCTGGCAAGGAGGATTGCCGGGTATATACCGATTTTAAACAGGTCTTGTCCGACCCGGCGGTTCACAGCCTGCATATATGCACCCCGCATCATTTGCATGCAGAAATGGCCATTCAGGCGGCCGAGGCCGGGAAGCATATCGTACTGGAAAAGCCCGTGGCCATGAACGTCGCTGAAGCACGCAAGGTAGCGGATGCTGTGAAAGCTTCCGGCGTGGCCTGCTGCGCGATTTTGCAAAATCGATTGAACCCGTCCATCGAAAAAGCGAAGCAGCTGATTGCGGAGGGTACGCTTGGACGAATGCTCGGCATTAAAGGGTTCCTGACCTGGAGGCGAACGGCGGACTACTACCGATCCGACTCCTGGCGCGGCAAATGGGCAACCGAAGGCGGCGGCCTCTTGATCAATCAGGCCGTGCATATGCTGGATTTACTGTACTATCTCGGAGGCGAGATTGAAGCGGTTCAAGGAAATATCGACACGCGGGTATTGCAGGACATCATTGAGGTCGAGGATACCGCCGAAGCCACTTTATATTACAAGGACGGCAAGGCCGGAATGTTCTATGCTACGAACGGGCATTCCGAGAACAGTCCCTTTTTTATTGAAATGCATATGGAGAAAGGCTTGCTGCGCTACATGGATAACCAGCTTATGCTGGTCAGCGGCGGGGATGTTCAATGGCTCGAAAGCGATGTATTCAGCGCGAATCAACAGCCAGCCGTCGGCAAATCCTATTGGGGGCAAGGCCATGCCAGACTGATCGACCAATTCTATCGGAAGCTTGCCTACGGCGATGGCAGCTACGTCCCGCTGCAGGAAACCGCCTATTCCATGGGCTTGCTTGATGCCATTTATGCTTCTTCAAGGCGTCGTTGCAGGCAAACCGTAGAGCTGTTTTAA
- a CDS encoding glycoside hydrolase family 43 protein, producing MTSIINPVIRGFNPDASMIRVGEDYYLATSTFEWFPGVQIHHSKDLAHWRPLTRPLSTVSQLDLLGAPSSGGIWAPALTYDQGTYYLMITDVKSRKGVFKDLHNYLLTATDIKGPWSEPIYLNSSGFDPYLFHDDDGRKWLLNMKWDFRKGKDRFAGVVMQEYSPEEERLVGPVRTIATGTDIGVSEGPNMFKRDGWYYLLLAEGGTGWNHAATLARSRRIEGPYEYDPEYPLITTVNDPDYPLQKAGHAAIVETQNGEWYMSFICARTLPGRRLCPLGRETGMQKLEWTEDGWLRIAGGGRLPQLEVEIPDLPLHPFPSLPETDHFEASELGIQYHTLRVPADEEWLSLTERPGYLRMRGRESLYSWFRQSMVARRLEHFVCEVETCVEFEPEHFNQMAGLTLYYDDRDHFYLRVSHDEAIGKHVALTLSDQGNYDEPEGAVVSAEGWKRVYLRANIEYDAIQFSCSPDGINWIYVGSLQDLGQLADEYEGKLGFTGTFIGLCAQDLSGTKLHADFDYLRYTGRE from the coding sequence ATGACAAGCATTATCAATCCTGTGATCCGAGGATTTAATCCGGACGCATCGATGATTCGCGTGGGGGAGGATTACTATCTTGCCACCTCTACCTTCGAGTGGTTTCCGGGTGTGCAAATTCATCATTCCAAAGATCTGGCGCATTGGCGGCCTTTGACGCGTCCGCTAAGCACCGTGTCTCAATTGGATCTGCTTGGAGCACCAAGTTCTGGAGGGATATGGGCGCCGGCGCTCACTTATGATCAAGGAACGTATTATTTAATGATTACGGACGTAAAAAGCCGTAAGGGTGTATTTAAGGATCTTCATAATTATTTATTGACGGCTACAGATATTAAGGGCCCCTGGTCAGAGCCGATATATTTAAATAGCAGCGGATTTGATCCGTATTTATTCCATGATGATGACGGACGGAAGTGGCTGCTGAATATGAAATGGGATTTTCGCAAGGGAAAAGATCGGTTTGCCGGCGTAGTCATGCAGGAGTATTCGCCTGAAGAAGAGCGCCTTGTCGGGCCGGTTCGTACGATCGCGACGGGGACGGATATCGGCGTCAGCGAGGGGCCGAATATGTTCAAACGAGACGGCTGGTATTACCTTCTGCTTGCCGAAGGAGGCACAGGCTGGAACCACGCAGCGACCCTGGCTCGTTCCCGCCGTATCGAAGGGCCTTACGAGTATGATCCAGAATATCCGCTCATCACAACGGTGAACGATCCGGACTATCCGCTGCAAAAGGCTGGGCACGCCGCGATTGTCGAGACGCAAAATGGAGAATGGTATATGTCCTTCATTTGCGCACGCACCCTGCCGGGACGCAGGCTGTGCCCGCTTGGCCGGGAGACAGGCATGCAGAAGCTGGAATGGACGGAGGACGGCTGGCTGCGGATCGCCGGAGGCGGACGTTTGCCGCAGCTCGAGGTAGAAATACCGGATCTTCCACTTCATCCTTTCCCGTCGCTTCCCGAGACGGATCATTTTGAGGCATCTGAGCTCGGCATTCAGTACCATACGCTCAGAGTTCCGGCGGACGAAGAATGGCTTAGTCTCACAGAGCGTCCGGGGTATTTGCGGATGCGCGGCCGCGAATCGCTATACTCCTGGTTCAGGCAGAGTATGGTGGCGAGACGGCTGGAGCACTTCGTATGCGAGGTGGAGACCTGTGTCGAGTTCGAGCCGGAGCATTTCAATCAAATGGCCGGATTAACCTTATACTACGATGACCGCGATCATTTCTATTTGCGGGTCAGCCATGATGAAGCGATTGGCAAGCATGTGGCGCTGACATTATCAGATCAAGGCAATTATGATGAGCCGGAAGGCGCTGTCGTCTCGGCGGAGGGCTGGAAACGGGTATATTTGAGAGCGAATATCGAATATGATGCGATTCAGTTCAGTTGTTCCCCTGACGGCATAAATTGGATCTATGTCGGCAGCCTGCAGGATTTGGGGCAGTTGGCCGATGAATATGAGGGAAAGCTTGGGTTCACGGGTACCTTCATCGGATTATGTGCTCAGGATTTGTCGGGAACGAAGCTGCATGCAGACTTCGATTACTTGCGCTATACGGGCAGGGAGTAA
- the glpK gene encoding glycerol kinase GlpK codes for MTNKQGYLLTIDQSTSGTKALIIDSAGAIIAKSSVEHKQYYPSPGWVEHDPMEIYENVLRASEAVLQQAGIEPSRLAALTLTNQRETAVMWDRATGLPVCNAIVWQCQRTAERCEALKAAGYEEIVRAKTGLMLDPYFSAAKWRWILEQVPYIDRLLEEGRLLAGTMDSWLLWKLSGGAVHATDYTNASRTSLFNIHELRWDTELCELFGVPIELLPEVKSSDAVFGVTNAKDSQLLSYPIPIAGIIGDSQAALFGQHCFETGMAKATYGTGTSVLMNIGEKPVAAENGLVLAIGWSIGGKVTYALEAVIRTSGDTIKWVRDNLGLFHTFAELEELLLQTHHNEGVYLVPAFVGLGAPYWEPQARAMISGMSRGTGRPHIIRAAIESIAYQVRDAIELIEEGAGIPLKMLRTDGGASDNTTLIQFQADMLGCGVSKSDVAELSALGSAYMGGLGIGIWGSLSEIAKQMRKYEIYMPLMDQSQRAQNYEGWKRAVGVVLQDSAAADRSPIAEASEAGSKKSIPCS; via the coding sequence ATGACGAACAAACAAGGATATTTGCTTACTATAGATCAGAGTACATCGGGAACGAAGGCGCTCATCATTGACTCGGCGGGGGCAATCATTGCCAAAAGCTCGGTGGAGCATAAGCAGTATTACCCCTCCCCAGGGTGGGTGGAGCATGATCCTATGGAAATTTACGAAAATGTGCTGCGCGCTTCCGAGGCCGTGCTTCAGCAGGCTGGCATCGAACCGAGCCGGCTTGCAGCCCTCACCCTGACGAATCAACGCGAAACGGCGGTGATGTGGGATCGGGCTACGGGGCTTCCGGTATGCAATGCCATTGTCTGGCAATGTCAGCGCACGGCAGAACGCTGCGAGGCGTTAAAGGCAGCGGGTTATGAAGAGATCGTAAGAGCGAAGACAGGGCTGATGCTTGATCCTTATTTCTCGGCGGCAAAATGGCGCTGGATACTGGAGCAGGTGCCTTATATCGACCGCCTGCTGGAAGAGGGACGTTTGCTGGCAGGCACGATGGACAGCTGGCTGCTCTGGAAGCTGAGCGGTGGAGCGGTTCATGCCACGGATTACACGAATGCGAGCCGAACTTCGCTGTTCAACATCCACGAGCTGCGCTGGGACACTGAGCTGTGCGAGCTGTTCGGCGTGCCGATCGAGCTTTTGCCTGAAGTGAAGTCATCCGATGCGGTATTCGGGGTAACGAATGCGAAGGATTCACAGCTGTTGTCCTACCCGATACCGATTGCCGGGATTATCGGCGATTCGCAGGCTGCTCTGTTCGGACAGCACTGCTTCGAGACAGGTATGGCCAAAGCGACTTATGGCACGGGGACATCTGTGCTGATGAATATCGGCGAGAAGCCAGTCGCCGCAGAGAATGGCCTGGTGCTCGCGATCGGCTGGAGCATCGGCGGGAAAGTAACCTACGCCCTGGAAGCCGTCATTCGTACATCGGGGGACACGATCAAGTGGGTTCGCGATAACTTGGGCTTGTTCCATACTTTTGCCGAGCTGGAGGAGCTGCTGCTTCAGACGCATCATAATGAAGGCGTTTACCTTGTTCCGGCCTTTGTCGGGCTGGGCGCGCCATACTGGGAGCCGCAGGCCAGGGCGATGATATCCGGAATGAGCCGGGGGACGGGCAGACCCCATATTATTCGGGCCGCGATCGAGAGCATTGCTTACCAGGTTCGGGACGCCATTGAGCTTATTGAAGAGGGGGCGGGAATTCCTCTTAAGATGCTCCGCACCGATGGGGGAGCTTCCGACAACACCACTCTCATACAATTTCAGGCGGACATGCTGGGCTGCGGGGTATCCAAGTCGGATGTTGCTGAACTATCGGCTTTGGGCTCGGCTTATATGGGCGGGCTTGGCATTGGAATCTGGGGTTCGCTCAGTGAAATTGCCAAGCAAATGCGAAAATACGAGATTTACATGCCTTTAATGGATCAGTCGCAGCGGGCGCAAAATTACGAGGGATGGAAGAGGGCGGTGGGAGTTGTGCTGCAAGACAGTGCCGCAGCTGACCGTTCGCCTATCGCCGAAGCTTCTGAAGCCGGTTCTAAAAAAAGCATACCATGCTCTTAA
- a CDS encoding transketolase C-terminal domain-containing protein yields the protein MGNKIANRQVICDTLLELAQSDRDIMVLASDSRGSAAMGPFAQDYPEQFVEVGIAEQNIVGISAGLAHSGKKPFVTSPACFLSMRSIEQIKVDVAYSATNVKLIGISGGISYGALGMSHHSVQDLAVTRAIPGLAVILPADRHETKRMTEALVNYEGGVYVRIGRNPVEDVYESADYDFVIGKAVTMRDGSDITLIAAGETVRIALDAEVKLKEAGVSCRVINMHTIKPLDEEAIIKAARETGRIITVEEHSVHGGLGAAVAEVVVQHHPVPLRLLGIPDEPAIAGKTKEVFEHYGISAENIKNLALDMLGQ from the coding sequence ATGGGGAATAAAATTGCTAATCGTCAAGTCATTTGCGATACGCTGCTGGAGCTGGCGCAGAGCGATCGCGACATTATGGTGCTGGCCAGCGATTCCAGGGGCTCGGCGGCAATGGGGCCGTTCGCGCAGGACTATCCCGAGCAATTCGTGGAGGTCGGCATCGCGGAGCAGAACATCGTCGGCATATCGGCGGGGCTGGCCCACAGCGGGAAAAAGCCGTTCGTTACTTCGCCCGCCTGCTTCCTCTCGATGCGAAGCATCGAGCAGATTAAAGTGGACGTGGCTTATTCGGCAACGAATGTGAAGCTGATCGGAATCAGCGGCGGGATTAGCTACGGGGCGCTCGGGATGTCCCACCATTCCGTGCAGGATTTGGCGGTAACGCGAGCGATTCCCGGCCTTGCGGTCATTCTTCCGGCGGATCGTCATGAGACGAAACGGATGACCGAGGCGCTCGTGAATTATGAGGGCGGCGTCTATGTTCGCATCGGGCGAAATCCGGTAGAGGATGTTTACGAATCCGCGGATTATGACTTCGTCATCGGCAAAGCCGTTACGATGCGCGACGGCTCGGACATAACGCTGATCGCCGCAGGGGAAACGGTGCGGATTGCGCTGGATGCCGAGGTCAAGCTGAAGGAAGCCGGAGTTTCCTGCCGGGTGATCAATATGCATACGATCAAGCCGCTGGATGAAGAGGCGATCATTAAGGCAGCGAGGGAGACGGGCCGTATTATTACGGTGGAAGAGCATAGCGTACACGGCGGCCTTGGGGCTGCGGTAGCGGAGGTCGTCGTGCAGCATCATCCGGTGCCGCTTCGCCTGCTGGGCATTCCGGATGAACCTGCGATTGCCGGGAAAACGAAGGAAGTCTTCGAACATTACGGGATCAGTGCGGAGAACATCAAGAACCTGGCGCTGGATATGCTGGGACAATAG
- a CDS encoding transketolase, with amino-acid sequence MEIIELKAKAAQIRMDLLQMIHGAKAGHTGGSLSNADILTALYYRVMNLDPARPKWEDRDRFIASKGHAVESLWCILADRGFFPKEELETFSQFGTRLIGHPNNKVPGIEMNTGALGHGLAISVGMALASKRDGRGYRVFCLMGDGEQAEGSVWEAAMAGAHYKLDNLVGIIDRNGLQISGSTEEVMGLDPLDEKWAAFGWHVISIDGNDMEQLVDTLEAAPTVPGKPTLIIANTVKAKGISFAENVPHWHHHVPSDEELAQALAELSAVLAGYQQEGQVR; translated from the coding sequence ATGGAAATTATTGAATTGAAAGCGAAGGCGGCGCAAATACGCATGGATCTGCTCCAGATGATTCATGGAGCCAAGGCGGGACATACCGGCGGATCGCTAAGCAACGCTGATATTTTGACGGCGCTTTATTATCGAGTCATGAACCTCGATCCGGCTCGTCCAAAATGGGAGGATCGCGATCGTTTTATAGCGAGCAAAGGTCATGCGGTGGAATCCTTATGGTGTATTTTGGCGGATAGAGGATTTTTCCCAAAAGAAGAATTAGAGACATTCTCACAGTTTGGAACGCGGTTAATCGGTCACCCGAATAATAAAGTGCCTGGGATTGAGATGAATACGGGAGCCCTGGGGCATGGCCTGGCGATCTCGGTGGGCATGGCACTGGCCTCCAAGCGAGACGGACGCGGCTACCGGGTATTCTGCCTGATGGGCGATGGGGAGCAAGCGGAAGGCTCCGTATGGGAGGCGGCAATGGCGGGAGCTCATTATAAGCTCGATAATTTGGTTGGCATCATTGACCGGAATGGGCTGCAAATCAGCGGCTCCACGGAAGAGGTTATGGGACTCGATCCGCTGGACGAGAAATGGGCGGCCTTTGGCTGGCACGTCATCTCAATCGACGGCAATGATATGGAGCAGCTCGTGGATACATTGGAGGCAGCTCCGACCGTTCCAGGAAAGCCAACGCTCATCATTGCCAATACCGTGAAGGCGAAAGGCATTTCCTTTGCCGAAAATGTGCCGCATTGGCATCACCACGTGCCAAGCGACGAGGAGCTTGCGCAGGCGTTGGCCGAGTTGTCCGCGGTTTTGGCTGGCTATCAACAGGAAGGGCAGGTTCGATAA